Genomic DNA from Deltaproteobacteria bacterium:
CGACTCGTCGGACGCGAGCGATGCGGACGATGATGCGGATGACGACGTGGAAGACGACGACACCGATGACGATGCCGACGACGAGTTCGACGATGATGCGGACGACGACACGCAAACCGAGTGCGATACATGGACAGATTCGACGTCGGGACTCACGTGGATCGTCGATCCGGCAGTGACGACGCCCTATACCGGTCTCACATGGGCGGAAGCCGTTGACTTCTGCGAGTCGCTCGCATGCGACGGTTATGACGACTGGCGGCTGCCGACGATTTCGGAGCTGCGGAGCATCGTCGATGGCTGTAACGCCACGAAATACGGTGGCGAGTGCGGTGTGACGGACGAGTGCCTCGACTTCGAATGCGGGTACGGGGGCGAAGAATATCATTGCACAGGATGCGGAGATGGCGCCGGGCCGAGCAATGGTTGTTATATCAAAGACAACCTTGAAGCGACCTGCGATTCCGGCTCGATGCTCCGAACGTTCTGGTCGAATTCTCCGGTCGAGAATGATTCCGAGCTCGAGGTGTGGGACATTGAGTTCCTGAAGGGCGGGATCAAGGATGCGCGTATCACCGACGACGATTTCGCGAACGCCCGCTGCGCGCGGGGCGAGTTCGCGCCGGTCAAGGATAAATAGCGATCACGCGGTCTGAGAAATGCGCGAGCGCCGGGCGACCCGAACGTCGCCCGGCGCTTTTTTTGGCTCTGACGCCTGTCCCACGGCGCTGTCGCGCATCCGGATCTGGGTGGATTCGGGAGGGACCGAGCGGGTGCCCGGCACTCTCGCGCGCCGCCACGCCCCAAGCCATCGGTGCGCTGGTGCACGACGCGCGCTCGTCGCGCCCGTGACACCTTCGGAAACGACGGCTAGGATCGCGGCGTATGGTACCGGACATGAGGATGACAATGCGGATTCGGTCGGTGCGAGTTTTCCTGACGGTGGTGACAGTTCTCGCGATGGCCGTGGCAAGCGCCTTCGCGGCCGAGCCCGGCGCGGCGCCCGACGACCCCACGAAGCCCCACGTGCGTGCGGAGATGATTGCGGACGTGGATGCGGTCGTGCCGGGCGCGCCGCTGCGCCTCGGCGCGCGATTCGACATCGATCCCGAGTGGCACGTCTACTGGCAGAACCCCGGCGACGCGGGAATCCCCACCGAGGCGAAGTTCGTCGCACCGGAGGGGTTCACGCTCGCGCCGACGCGGTATCCCGCCCCCGAATTTTTCGGTGCGGGCACGCCGCTCGCCGGTTACGGCTACGAAAAAGAGGTCGTGCTCTTCGTGGATGCCGTCGCGCCCGCGCAGACCGCCGAGGCGAAGGTCACCTTCAAGGCCGAGACGAGCTGGCTCGTGTGCCGCCACACGTGCATTCCGGGTTCGGCCAACGTCGAACTCACGTTGCCGGTGAAGGCCGCGGCGGGCGCGTCGAAGCACGTGCCGCTGCTGCAAGCCGCCGCCGCGAGCGTGCCGGTCACGCTCGATACCCTCGCGGGATTCGACGTGAAGGGAACCCTGAGCGAAGAGCGGATCGCCGCCGACCGCGATTTTTCGGCGAAGTTCGTCGTCACCGCGCCGCCGGGGGCAACCATCGCCCCGCTCGCCGCCGCGAACCGCCCCTTCCTGATTCCCGGCCCGATGACCGGTTACGAGGTGACATCGGTCGAGCCCGACGCGAAGCCCGGCGAGGCGAAGAACGCCGTTGCCGCGACGATCATGGCGAAGACGTTCCCCGGCGAGGGCGCGGACGAACGCATCGGCGGCGTGTTCCAGTTTCGGCTGACCGACGCCGCCGGATCGCGCGACATCGCGCTCTATCACGACATGCCGCTGCCGCGCGGGACCGCCGCCGCTCCCGCGCCGAGTGCCGCGCCGGTCGCGCCCATTGCCCCCGCCGCGCCCGCGCCGCTCGCGCGCGTGGCGCTGATGCTGGCGTTCGCCCTGATCGGCGGCGTGATCCTCAACATCATGCCGTGCGTGTTGCCGGTGATCTCGATCAAGATCTTCTCGCTCGTCAAACACGCCGACTACACGCGCGCCGAGATCCGTCGCCACGGCCTCGCGTACACCGGCGGTATCGTGCTCAGTTTCGTCGTGCTCGCGACCGTGGTAGCCGCGCTCAAGTCGAGCGGCGAGGCGGTGGGATGGGGCTTCCAGTTCCAGTCGCCGCTGTTTGTCGCGTTGCTGGCCGCGTTCGTTTTCGTCTTCGCGCTTTCGATGCTCGGCGTCTTCGAGATCGTCGGACCGGGCCGAGCCGTGGAAAAGGCCGAGCGCGTCGCCGAACACGCGACGAAGAAGATCGTCAAGGCAACGCTCCACGCCGAAGCCGACACCTCGGGCGAGGGCGTGGCCGGGTCGTTCCTATCGGGCATCTTCGCCACCGTGCTCGCGACGCCGTGCACCGCGCCGTTCTTGGGCGCGGCGCTGGGGTTCGCCTTCACGCAGCCTCTGCCGTTCATCTTCGCGACCTTCGTGATGGTCGGCCTCGGCCTCGCGCTGCCGTTCCTGCTGCTCGCCTTCGTGCCCGCGTGGACGCGCTTTTTGCCGCGCCCGGGCGACTGGATGAACACCTTCAAGGCGATCATGGGCTTTTTGCTCGTCGCCACGGTGGTCTGGCTGCTCGATGTGCTGGGGCAGCAGGTCGGTCCGTCGGGGTTGACGCGGGTGATCGGCTATCTCGCGCTGCTGTCCGTCTCGGTGTGGATCTGGGGTCGCTGGGGCAATCTGATGCGGACTAATTCCGTGCGCCTGCGCGCGGCGGCCATCGCGGCGGCCATCGCCGTGGCGGGGGCGTTTCTGCTGCATTTCGAGCCGTTCGCCATGGCCGGCAGCGACGCCTTCGACGGCGACGGAATCGCGTGGCAGAAATTTTCCGAGGAGAAAGTCGACCAGCTCGTGGCATCGGGGAAACCGGTCTTCATCGACTTCACCGCCGCGTGGTGCTGGACCTGCAAGGTGAACGAAAAGGCCGTGATCGAGACCGACGAGATCCGCGCGGCGCTCGAAAAACACGGATTCGCGGCGCTCAAGGGCGACTGGACGAACAAGGACCCGGCCATCACCGCATACCTCAAGCGGCATGGCCGCGCCGGGGTGCCGATGTACGTGGTCATCTCGCCCAAATCGCCCGACGCGCCGAACGTGCTGCCCGAGGTCATCACCAAGGACATGGTACTGACAGCGCTCGCCGCGGCTGCCGGCGGCTGATCCACCAGACACTGATCGAAAGAGAATCGGGGCGGGAAAATTCCCCGCCCCGTCGAGTTTGAAGCTCGGGATCGACGCGTCAGCAGCCGCAGCAGCCTCCATCGTCGTCATCGTCATCGTCGCCGCCATCGTCGTCCATGGGCGTCGTGTCGTCGTCGCCGCCCGCGTCGTCGTCGCCCGTGTCGTCGTCAGCGTCATCGTCGGTGTCGTCGTCGGAGGGTTCGGTCACGGTGATGTATTCAACCTTCTCGACCATGCCCTCGCCCCCGAGCGTCTCGACGGTCATGGTCACGGTGTAGGTTCCCGCCGCCGCGTAGGCATGCACGGCGTCCTCGCCCGCGCCGGTTTCGGTGTCACCGAAGTCCCACGTGATCGAGGTGTAGCTGCACGCGCCGACCGGGTTGTCCGACGTAAAGGTCACGTCCACGCCGACCTCGACCTCGGTGGCATCGGCCGAGAAATCGGGAGCCGGATTCTCGCACAGCGGAAGCAGGTAGACCTCGTCCTGGTCGGTTTCGATGGTGTCGTAGTAACCGCCGATCAGGTATGCGCCCTTGCCCGGCACCACGGCGAATGCGAAGCCGTACTTGTCGATCGGCAAACGCCCCGGGTAAACCGACCAGCCCGCCTTCGTTGCGGTATCAAACACGTTGACTTCGGGCAACGCGTAGTCGTAGTTCGCATCCCCGCCGCCGAGCAGGTAGAGCTTTCCGTTGTGGGCGAAGCCGCCGCCATACTCGCGCGCGAAGGACTGCTCGCCTTCGATCGTATCCCAACTGTCATCGGCGATGTCGTAGACGAATACATCCCCCGTCGGAGCGCCGCCGTCGAAGTCGTTGTCGTATCCGCCGAAGGCGTACAGGAATCCATCCACGGCCTCGAGCTGCATCGAACCGTTCAGCCCCGACGTGGGCAGGTCGGCGAGTTCGTCCCATGAATCGGCGTCCGGGTCGTACGCAATCAGCTTCTTGTTGTCGCCATCCGCGCAGGCGATGTAGAGGAGCCCGTCCCAGACCGCGCTGTCGCCGTTGTTCGCATCGGTGAATCCCGTCGGCATGGGGGCCAGGCCCATATCCCAGCTGTCGGATCCGAAGTCGTATGCCCAGAGGGTCTCGGTGGAATTTTTGCCAGGAACGTAAAGCACGCCGTCGATCACCTCGGCCAGATGTTCGTCCGTCGGCTCCGGCAGCGAGAAATCGGCCGTATCCCAAGAATCCGCCTCGGGGTCGTAGACGAGCACATCGTCGGTCTGGTTGGCGCTGTCGATATCGATGCCGCCGATCAGGTAAACCAGGCCGTTGTGATAGACGGCGGGGGCGTACGCCATTGGATCGGGCAAAGGTTCGACGTCATAAGCGTTTGCCGAAGCACTCGTCGTGAACGTCCGTGTAGCCTTCGCCGCGCCCGATTTCTGCTCGGTGATGCTGATTTCGAAGGTGTCCGCGTCGCCAAGCTGCGCGTCGGCGGGAATGTCCACCTCCACTTCCACGTCGAAATAGCCGCCGGCGGGCACGGTGATCTCGTCGTCCGACAGGTCGGCACCCCAGTCGCCCGCCGTGACCGCCACGTCATAGGTCGCGCTCGTCGCGGTTACGCCGCCGAATTCCGCCACGCGGAGGACGTGCGTGAACGTCCTGCCCGCCGTGCCGGCGCTTTGCTCGAGGTTCACCGACGTCACGCCCAGGTCCCCGCTCGCCGTGAACAGCACCGCGTCGCCCTCGTTCACCCACAGGCGGTTGTAGTCCGACGGCGTCAGCCACGATTCGCCCGCCGTGGATTCGATTCCCACGAGGCCGGGGTAGGGACTGATGTCCATGTTGTCCCACTGGGTCAGGATGTCGTTGCTGGTTTCGTACAGGATGACCTGCGCGTCCATGAGGTTTTCTTCGATGTCGTAGCTCTGCCACAGGTTCGTGAACTGGACGACCAGCATCCGGTTGGGCGCGGAGCCCACGGTCTTGTACTCGATCAGACCGTTCGTCGGCGCGCCGGCATAGACGGCCCTGTCGCCGGCGAAGACCGCGATCCAATCGTAGTAGTCCGCCGTCTGGAAGTCGTTGTACGTGACGTGTCCGGACGTCGTGGCGTCGAACGTGATGTAGCCGTTCGTCGAAACATAGAACTCCGTGAAGTCCTGTCCGTAAAACGAAAACGTGAATCCGATCGGAAATGGTCCGTACTCTTCGTCGTCCTGGTTCGCGAGCGTGTCCGTGGCCCCGCTCATGCTCTGCCAGTCGAATGTCGCCTCGTCGTCGGCCCGATAGCCGCCGCCGTCCGGGCCCCAGACCGTCGCGCCCGCGGGCGACGCAGCCAGCGCCGCGATCGCAAGGAGCGCGGCAAAAACCAAACCTCGCCACTTCATGGTGTGCCTCCGCAATTGAGTTGTCGAATCGAGCGTGATTCTCGCATTTCGTGTGTCAGATGTCCAATATTTTCTTCGAAGATGCACTATTAACGTTCAGTTAATTTGTTCATGCCCACGAAATCTCGACGGAAATTTCTTGTTGACGCGTGGCGGCCTCGGGACTAACTTCCCACTCCTGCGTCCCTCGAAACCTGCCGTGGCGGTCACGCAGGGCGGGACGGAACGGGAGTTGGAAATGTGGTTTCGCATGCCGTTGGCGTGGTGTGTCGCGGTTCTGTTCCTGGTTTCGGGGTCGGTGGGTTGCGGCGGCGACGATGACGACGACTCCGCCGATGACGACGCGGCGGACGACGATGCCGCGGATGACGACGCAGGTGATGACGATGCCGATGACGATGCCGCCGACGACGACACGGGCGATGACGATGCGGGCGTCGATATCGAGAATCTCGACGTGGGGACCTGTTCCCCGGAAAAGGCGCCCCCCGATCCGACGGTCGATCCTTTCGACATCGTGGAGATCGACTGGGAAGGCGGCGTGCTGACCGTGCACCGCTTCGGGGCCATCGTGAACTGCGGCATGGGAAGTCCCGAAAACGAGGACTGGGAAGTGACGGTCGAGGTCGACATCGACGGCCAGAACCTGACCGTGAACGAGGACTACGGCGGCATGCTGGCCGACTGCGTGTGTGCGGTGGACTTGAGCTACGACATCGTGGGCATTCCCCCGGGCGAATACGCATTCACGCATGAGGGCATCACCGAAAGCGGCGCAAAGGCCGGTCTCGGCGGCAACATCGCGGCGCTCGACCTGACGCTCGACGACGGCGAGGACTGGCAGTGGGGAGTGCCGCTGGTCGACACGATCACGGGCAATCAGCTTCAAGGTCCAATCCCAACCGGAGATTCGTTCACGTTCACCGTATCCCCGTGCTTTTTGGAGGACAAAACCTCGGTGCAGGTGAGCCACCGCGTGGGCTGGACCGAGGCGAGCGAAGACGGCGTGTGGATGATCGTCCATGACCGCCGCGACCTCGACACCCCGGGCGACCGCGGTGACGTGTGCATCCTTTTCGACTACACGATCGACGAGGGCCTCGACGCGGGCGAATACACGTTCTTCGCGCCGTCATTCGACTTCCGCGAATCGGACGAATTCTACCTCTATGAGCGCTCGAATCCGGTCGTGGTGGAGTAAGCGGGGTTATTGGTTTTTGGATTCCGGTTTTTGGTCCGGAGTCCGTGGCCTAAACCTCAAGCCTCAAGCCGCAGGCGCCAAGCCCTTCACCACTTGAGCACGCCGCTGTCGGAGATCGGCAGCGTCATGTCGCCGATGGGCGTGTCGATCGTCACCTCGCCCTTGAGCGTGTAGTTCACGCGACGATTGAGGGCGGCGGCGAGTCCGGCCGCGGCCAGGTCCGACGGTGTGATGCGCGCGGGCAGGTCGACGCGCGTCTTGCTCTTGGCTTTGATCTCGAAGTCCTTCCTGACCTTCTCCTCGATGACCTTCACGCCTTCGGCGAAGACCGTGTAACGGACCTCGGTGACCTTCGCGCCCACGGAATTGGGATTGTCGATCTCGACCGTGAACGTCGTCTTGATCCGCTCCACGGACGCGCTGTCGATCCGCGCGTCCACGAGGCGGGTCTGCGGCTCCTGAAACGACGCCGAGCATGCCGCCAGCAACGCCAACATCGCCGAAACCATCACCGATCGCCAACGTGGATTGAGCATGCGCGCATCCTGACCTAAGATCGGCGTGGGTTCAATCCGCTCACGCTCATGCGCAACGACAACACGGCGAACATCAGCCGCCCCATGGCGGCGCTGGGTTGGTATCACCGGCAGGTCCGGGCCATGCGGCCTTGGCGCGTGTGCCTCATTGCGTTCGCGCTGCTCTTGATCCTCGATGTGCGCGTTCGCCGAATCGAATCCGTCCCCGACCTCGTGTATCGCAACGAGACCCGCCACCAAGCGGCGACGCCGTACATGCTCGCGCGCATGCGCTCGGGCACGCCGTCCATCGCGTTTCTGGGCGATTCGGTCATGCAGGGGCTCGTGACGACGCCGCCCAATCGGACGGCCGCGGTGCTGATCCAAAACCAGCTTCGGGCGAACGGATTCGACGTGACGGGTTTCAACCTTTCGTCGATGGGCGCGCAGATGGGCGACCACTACGCCGTGGGCGTGGGCGCCATGCGCAACGGCGCGGACGCGCTCGTGGTGTCGATCCACTACAAACTCTTCAGTTCGCACCCGATGTTCGCCAATCCGCTGCGTTATAAGCAGACGGCGTTTTATCTGCGCGACGAACCGGATCTCGGACCGGCGCTGGCGAAGCTCGGCGTCTCGCCGAAGGAATGGCTGGCGATCCGCGTGCGCGGCAATCTCGCCAACGTCTGGGGGCTCTACCGTTATCGCGGTCTGCTCTCCCAGGTTGTCACCGGGTCGTACGACAACCCGCTCGTGCAGATCGAGGACCGCTGGGCGAAGCAACTCGGCGTCGTGATCGAGTCCGATCCCGGGCGCAACATCCTGCGCGCGCTCGAAGCCCGCGACCGCGACCGCGAAAACCTGTGGATGGACATGTTGAAAGCCCATCACGACGCCGAGCGCGAGGTCTTCGGCCAGATGGCGATCAACCGGTACAACGACCACCTGGCGATGCTCGTGCGTCTCGCGAAGAGAGCGAAGAAGAATCGCGTGCCGATGCTCATGTACTACACGCCGCAGAACCGGCGGCTGATCGACCGCGAGAATTACTTCAACTGGGAAAATTTCGCGTACTTTCAGCGCAAGCTGGCCGAGGCGGTCGAGGGGACGGATATCCGCGTCGCCGACATGACCGATGCGGTTCCGGCGGAGCACTTCACCGATTCCGACCACATCACGCGCCGCGGCCACGAGATCCTGGCGGCGGAGATGTACCCGCACATCGAAGCGATGTGGAAAGAGGCGTCGGACCGATGAACGTCTTCTCGACGAATTTCATCATCGCGGTCTTTGCGCTGCTCGTCGCGTACCGGTTCGCTCCCTCGCGCCTGCGCGGCGCGCTCGTGTGCGTCGCGTCGGTGTTTTTCGTGCTCACGCAGTCCGGCCCGGTCGCGTTCGCGGGGCTCGCGTATGCCGTCGTCACGCTGG
This window encodes:
- a CDS encoding LEA type 2 family protein — translated: MLNPRWRSVMVSAMLALLAACSASFQEPQTRLVDARIDSASVERIKTTFTVEIDNPNSVGAKVTEVRYTVFAEGVKVIEEKVRKDFEIKAKSKTRVDLPARITPSDLAAAGLAAALNRRVNYTLKGEVTIDTPIGDMTLPISDSGVLKW
- a CDS encoding thioredoxin family protein, which produces MTMRIRSVRVFLTVVTVLAMAVASAFAAEPGAAPDDPTKPHVRAEMIADVDAVVPGAPLRLGARFDIDPEWHVYWQNPGDAGIPTEAKFVAPEGFTLAPTRYPAPEFFGAGTPLAGYGYEKEVVLFVDAVAPAQTAEAKVTFKAETSWLVCRHTCIPGSANVELTLPVKAAAGASKHVPLLQAAAASVPVTLDTLAGFDVKGTLSEERIAADRDFSAKFVVTAPPGATIAPLAAANRPFLIPGPMTGYEVTSVEPDAKPGEAKNAVAATIMAKTFPGEGADERIGGVFQFRLTDAAGSRDIALYHDMPLPRGTAAAPAPSAAPVAPIAPAAPAPLARVALMLAFALIGGVILNIMPCVLPVISIKIFSLVKHADYTRAEIRRHGLAYTGGIVLSFVVLATVVAALKSSGEAVGWGFQFQSPLFVALLAAFVFVFALSMLGVFEIVGPGRAVEKAERVAEHATKKIVKATLHAEADTSGEGVAGSFLSGIFATVLATPCTAPFLGAALGFAFTQPLPFIFATFVMVGLGLALPFLLLAFVPAWTRFLPRPGDWMNTFKAIMGFLLVATVVWLLDVLGQQVGPSGLTRVIGYLALLSVSVWIWGRWGNLMRTNSVRLRAAAIAAAIAVAGAFLLHFEPFAMAGSDAFDGDGIAWQKFSEEKVDQLVASGKPVFIDFTAAWCWTCKVNEKAVIETDEIRAALEKHGFAALKGDWTNKDPAITAYLKRHGRAGVPMYVVISPKSPDAPNVLPEVITKDMVLTALAAAAGG
- a CDS encoding PKD domain-containing protein translates to MKWRGLVFAALLAIAALAASPAGATVWGPDGGGYRADDEATFDWQSMSGATDTLANQDDEEYGPFPIGFTFSFYGQDFTEFYVSTNGYITFDATTSGHVTYNDFQTADYYDWIAVFAGDRAVYAGAPTNGLIEYKTVGSAPNRMLVVQFTNLWQSYDIEENLMDAQVILYETSNDILTQWDNMDISPYPGLVGIESTAGESWLTPSDYNRLWVNEGDAVLFTASGDLGVTSVNLEQSAGTAGRTFTHVLRVAEFGGVTATSATYDVAVTAGDWGADLSDDEITVPAGGYFDVEVEVDIPADAQLGDADTFEISITEQKSGAAKATRTFTTSASANAYDVEPLPDPMAYAPAVYHNGLVYLIGGIDIDSANQTDDVLVYDPEADSWDTADFSLPEPTDEHLAEVIDGVLYVPGKNSTETLWAYDFGSDSWDMGLAPMPTGFTDANNGDSAVWDGLLYIACADGDNKKLIAYDPDADSWDELADLPTSGLNGSMQLEAVDGFLYAFGGYDNDFDGGAPTGDVFVYDIADDSWDTIEGEQSFAREYGGGFAHNGKLYLLGGGDANYDYALPEVNVFDTATKAGWSVYPGRLPIDKYGFAFAVVPGKGAYLIGGYYDTIETDQDEVYLLPLCENPAPDFSADATEVEVGVDVTFTSDNPVGACSYTSITWDFGDTETGAGEDAVHAYAAAGTYTVTMTVETLGGEGMVEKVEYITVTEPSDDDTDDDADDDTGDDDAGGDDDTTPMDDDGGDDDDDDDGGCCGC
- a CDS encoding DUF1566 domain-containing protein, with protein sequence DSSDASDADDDADDDVEDDDTDDDADDEFDDDADDDTQTECDTWTDSTSGLTWIVDPAVTTPYTGLTWAEAVDFCESLACDGYDDWRLPTISELRSIVDGCNATKYGGECGVTDECLDFECGYGGEEYHCTGCGDGAGPSNGCYIKDNLEATCDSGSMLRTFWSNSPVENDSELEVWDIEFLKGGIKDARITDDDFANARCARGEFAPVKDK